Part of the Paenibacillus kyungheensis genome, CCGTACGATTTTGGAATCGGCTCGTGAAGGATTTCCTATCGTAATGTTAGATCGAAGATTAGAGCATGAAAGTGTCTGTTATGTTGAAGCAGATAATGAAAAAGGTGGCATTTTAGCTACTGAACATCTAATCGAAGCCGGTCATCGCAAAATTGCTTATGTATCTGGGCCAGCAAGCAGTAAGCACAATAAAGATCGTTATAACGGTTTTGTGCAAGCGATGAACAAACATGGATTGACGATTGAACCACGCTGGAATCTAATCGGCAACTTTACAGAAGAAGGCGGTTATCGCGCAGTCAAATTAATGATTGCACAAGGCGAGATTCCAGAGGCTGTATTTTTTGCAAATGATGAGATGGCATTAGGAGGAATAACTGCTTTGAATGAAGCTGGTATTGTTGTTCCTGATGATATATCCGTCATAGGCTTTGATGATATTGTACAAGCGCGGTTTTTGACACCGTCTTTAACGACAGTACGTCAGCCTGATTATGAAGTAGGGGCATTAGCTGTACATCTGATTTTTCAGATTTTAAAAGGAGAAACGGTTAGTCCACAGTATAAACTGGATACCGAATTAGTTTCTCGTGGTACTGTACGTTCTCCATAATGGATGTACCTTATCGTTTTTTTGAAAGCGATATCGAGCAGCAAGCATTTTCTATTATAACAACGAGGTGAATTTAATGACAAAAACATGGAAATCGGTTGTAGCTTGTATGTTGATCTTTTCTCTGATCTTGTCAGCATGTGGCAACAAAGAAGAAGCAGCTGCAACAACAGCGGATGGTAAGCGTGTTCTAAAAGTATGGGGAATGGGTGCGGAAGGTACAGCTCTTTCCAAAATCGTACCTGATTTCGAAAAAGCAAATCCTGATATCAAAGTCGAAGTACAAGCGATTCCTTGGGATAATGCCCATGATAAATTGCTAACAGCAGTCGCTTCCAAAAAAGGCCCTGATGTGGTGCAAATGGGATTGGGTTGGATTCCTGAATTTGCAGACGCTGGAGCTTTGCTAGATTTATCTTCTTATACAGACAAATATCCGAATCTGAAAGTCGATAACTTCTTTAAAGGCGCTCAACAAACAATGACATACAACGATCAACTTGTAGGCATTCCATGGTATATCGATACTCGCGTATTGTTCTATCGTGCAGATCTACTTAAAGAAGTAGGCTATAACGAACCACCTAAGACTTGGGCTGAATTGAAAGATGCAGCAACCAAACTGGCAGCTAGAGGAAATGGCAATTATGGTATTTTGCTAGATAGCCAGGATCAAGTATTTACACTTCCATTCGCTTGGGAAAATGGTAGCGAAGTTATTAGTAGTGATAACAAAGCTCAATTTAACCAACCACCATATGTGGATGCTGTCAAATATTTGAGCAGTTTCTTTACAGAAAAATTAGCACCTTCGCAAGTAGACTTGAAACTTCTACCATCATTTGGTGAAGGTATTATCCCTATGTTTATTAGCGGCCCTTGGTCTGTACAACAGATCAAAGATGAATTGCCTGATCTAAAAGACGATCAATGGGGAACAGTTACGATCCCGGCTAAAGATGAAAGCGGTAAAAGTGCTTCGATCTTAGGTGGATCAAGTCTATCGGTATTTAGCAGTGCTACGAACAAAGATGATGGTGCTAAATTTATTTCGTATATGAACGAACCAGAAGTACAAGTGAAATGGTACGAATTGACAAAAGATTTGCCTTCTACAACTAAAGCATGGGAAGACAAATCACTTGCATCTAACAAAGATATCCAAACGTTCCGTACACAAATGGATACAGCACGTCCAGCACCATTTGTAAAACCGTGGGAAAGTATTGCAGATCTAATCAAAGCAGCTATGCAAGAAATCACAATCGGTGGTGCTGATGTTCAAGAACAAATGGATCAGGTGAACAGCCAGGCTGATGACTTGTTAGCCAACTAATCTAATGATATCCACAGGGCAGAGGTTCTGCCCGTTCAAGCTTTGCATGTTCGTTTAGTACCTTTGCCAAAGATTCATATGCCTTTACTAAACTAACGGGGTGAAATGGATGTTTAAAATGTGGAAATCAATGTTGGTATTGTTACTGATCAGTTCATTAGTATTAGCGGCTTGTGGAAATAAAGAAGAAGCAGGCGTACCTACAACATCAGATGGTAAACGTGTATTGAAAGTATGGGGGATGGGTGGAGAAGATAACGCTATTAGCACACTCATCCCAGCTTTTGAAAAAAAAAATCCAGATATCAAAGTGGAAACTCAGTTTATTCCATGGGGTAATGCTCATGATAAATTGCTAACTGCGGTCGCTTCCAAAAAAGGACCCGATGTTATTCAAATGGGTACGACATGGATTCCAGAATTTGCTGATGCTGGAGCATTGCTTGATCTGACTCCTTATACAGAAGAGTTTCCTAATCTCAAACCAGAGAACTTTTTCAAAGGTGCACAAGAAACGATGACGGTCAATGATCAATTAGTGGGTATTCCGTGGTACTTGGAGACTCGTGTATTGTTCTACCGCACAGATTTGTTGAAACAAGTAGGTTATAACGAAGCTCCGAAAAGTTGGGCTGAATTAAAAGATGCTGCAACCAAATTAACAGATAAAAGCAAAGGCAGATACGGTATTTTGTTAGACAGTCAGGATTCAGCTTTTACTCTTCCGTACGCTTGGGAAAATGGGAGTGAAGTCATCAGCAGTGATAACAAAGCCCAATTTAATCAACCTGCTTATATCGAAACGATTGAGTATTTGAATAGCTTCTTTAAAGAAGGATTAACACCTAATCAAAGTGATATCAAATTGTTACCTTCATTTGGTCAAGGATTAATTCCAATGTTTGTCAGTGGGCCATGGTCTGCTTATCAAATCAAAACAGATCTACCTGATCTAAAAGCAGATCAGTGGGCCACAGCTGTGATTCCTCCCAAAGAAGAAGGTGGCAAAAGCGCTTCTATTCTAGGTGGATCCAACTGGAGTGTACTTAGTAGTGCAACAAACAAAGACGATGCCGCTAAATTTATGGCTTTCATGAGTGATCCTGAAACACAAGTTGCTAAATATAAATACGATCAGGATCTACCTGCCAACATGAAAGCTTGGGATAACGAAGTATTTAACAATAAACCTATTGTTCAAACTTTCCGTGACCAATTAGATACAGCACGTCCTTCTCCATTTGTGAAATCATGGGAATCAATCGGTGATCTGGTCAAAGCTGCTTTGCAACAAATTACAATTGGTGGAGCAGATATCAAAGAGCAGATGGAAGAAGTCAATACAGGAGCAGATAGTTTATTAGCTGAATAAGCTTCCGCAATAACAGCATCTATTTTATGTACATCAACTATCCTTCTCGCCAGATTCATACTCAGATATAACCAACTGATATGGATCTGGAAGAGAACGATAGCATATCAGAACGTCAAAACTTCTGTGAAGGAGGGAATCCAATATGCAAAACGCTTTGCAAAAATTAAACAAATATAAATATCCATATTTGTTTATAGCACCTACGCTAATTATTTTGTTTTTGTTTTCATTTATTCCTATCTTTATTGCTATTTTTATCAGTTTTACGAACATGAACTTATCGGGATTGGCGGACTTCTCAAATATCAAATTTAATGGATTTGATAACTTTGTTCGACTGTTCTCGGATGCAACTTTCCAGAAGTCGATGTTCAATACGCTTATTTTTGTAGTGATTGGTGTTCCTTCAGTTGTTATTATTTCTATGGCTATAGCGATTTTGATTAATCAAGGAACCAGTTGGATTTTCAAATCCTTCCGAGTAATTTACTATATGCCTTCGATTACCAATATTGTAGCAGTAGCTGTAATCTGGGGATATTTGTACAACTCACAATACGGTCTAATTAACCAGATGTTAGGATTTATCGGGATTGATCCGGTGAGCTGGTTACAAGATCCGGTTATTGCTAAATTCTCATTGATCATTATGGCGGTCTGGAAAGCAATCGGTTTGAATATGATTATTTTCTTAGCAGCCTTGCAAGGGATTCCGCGTACGTATTACGAAGCTGCTCAGATTGATGGAGCAAGTCGCTGGGCACAGTTGACTAAGATTACGGTTCCTTTACTAAGCTTTGCTACTTTTTTCGTATCGATTACAACACTAATCGGCTGGATTCAATTTTTTGAAGAGCCGCTTGTTATGACCAAAGGTGGTCCAATCAACAGTACGATGTCTATGGCATTGTTTATCTACAATACAGGGTTCCAACGCAATAACTTTGGTTATGCAGCAGCAGGCTCTATTGTTCTATTTGCCATCATTATTCTTGTAACTATGATCCAGTTTAAAGTACGTAAAAAAGACAGCGATGTAGAATACTAAGTTCTGTAGATCAATGTAAACACAGAACAAAGTATGAAGGGAGGTTCCAAAATGGATATTCAAGTCAAACCGATGTATAAAACAGTCATTATTGCGCTTCTACTTATTGGTAGTATAGCGATGTGTATCCCTTTTGTATGGATGATTCTTGCATCCTTCAAACCAGAAAGTGAAGTAGTTGCATTAACGCCGAAGTTCTGGCCTCAACAAGCTACGATTGAGAACTATGTACGTCTATTTACAGAAATGAGATTTGCGACCTATTTGTGGAACACATTAGTTATCGTATTTTTCTCTTTTATCGGTCTATTTTTAAATGCGGCAGCAGGATATGCGTTTGCCAAATTTGAATTCCCGGGTCGTAATGTTCTGTACTATCTTGTACTAGGAACAATGATGATTCCTTCTCAAGTAACAATGATTCCAGTGTATCTATTGCTGAATCAAATGAATTTGACCAATACAATGGCAGGTATTGTTTTACCAGGTATGGTTAATGCGTTTGGTATTTTCTTATTCCGTCAATTTATGACGACCATTCCTGCTGACTTGATCGAAGCAGCACGATTAGATGGAGCAAGTGAGTTACGTACCTTTTTCCAATTGGTTATTCCAATTGCGAAGCCAATCTTTGCGGTACAAGGGATTTTGACTTTTATCGGCGGTTGGAACAGTTTCCTATGGCCGTTGATTATTGCCAATGATGAAAATCTATACACATTGTCTGTTGGATTATCATTGTTGAAAGGGCAATACGGTGGTGACTTTGCAATTCAGATGGCAGGTGCTTCATTCATGGTAGTACCAATCGTTATTCTGTTTATCTTTATGCAGCGTCATATTATCGAAGGATACACTATTTCAGGTATGAAGTAATTTCATACCTGAGTGCACAACACAGTCATGCAGTAGCACTAGAGACAAGTCGTTCTACGAGAACGTATTTTGGATAGAATATAAGTTTACTTTTTGGAGGGATATTGAATGTCAACGATACAAAATCAAACACAGCAAACAGGACTTTTCCAAAATGAATATGGTTATTTTACAGAAAATGGTCGTGAATATGTAATTACAAATCCACGTACACCACGTCCATGGAGTAATATTATCAGTAATGGCGATTACTCCTTTATGGTATCGCAAGCAGGTGGCGGTTGTTCATGGCGTGGAAATGCAGGTCAGAACCGGATCACTCGTCTTTTCCAAGATGTAATCAAAGATTCATGGGGTAAATTTATTTATCTACGTGATCGCAATTCAGGCAAATTCTGGTCAGCAGGCTGGAAACCGGTTATGGCTGAATATGAATTTTATGAAGTGCGTCATGGTATCGGTTATAGTGTATTTACGCAACAAGTGGATGGAATTCGCAGTGAATTGACTGTATTTGTGGCTCCAGATGCACCGCTTGAAATTATGCAATTGAAAGTAACCAATAACAGCACAACAGCACGCGAACTGGATGCAACGACTTATTTTGAATGGGCTCCAGGTTTTGCACCGGATGAACATCGTGAATTCCACAAAATCTTTATGAATTCTGAATATAAACAAGATCTGAACGCGATTCAGCTTGAAAAATACTTATGGAGCTTCCCGGATGAGAAAGGACGCAGTAACAATGTAAGCTGGCCTTACACAGCGTTCCATGCGGCAAGTGAAACACCATCTTCATTTGATGCAGACAAAGAATCATTTGTAGGTATGTATGGTGAAGAATCTCGTCCACAAGCGATGATTGACAAAGAACTAGCAGGAAATAGTGGACGCTTTGGAGATGCTACTGCTTCTCTACGTGTCGCTATTAATCTAGAAGCAGGAGCTTCACATACAGTTGTATTCACTATTGGTGCAGCAGAGCAAGAAAAAGAAGATGCAGATGCATTGATCCAGAAATACACTACTGTTGAAGCAGCAGAACGTACTCTTCAAGATGTACATGCATTCTGGAGTGAATTGATCGATGTGGAAGAAATTCATACACCTGATCCAGCAATGAATATTATGACGAACGTATGGTTGAAATACCAATCGATCTCTTGTCGTCTATGGGGTAAAACAGCATACTATCAAACAAGCGCAGGTTATGGATATCGTGACCAATTGCAAGATTCTCAAATCTTCTTAACAAGCAAACCAGAATTGATGCGCAAACAAATTCTTATGCATGCTTCCCAACAATTCCAAGAAGGCGATGTACTTCACTGGTGGTTCACGATTCGTGGTGGCGGTCCTCGTACTCGTTGTTCTGATGACTTGCTATGGCTTCCGTTCATCATGGACGCCTATCTGAAAGAAACACAAGATTACGATATCCTGGATGAAGTCACTCCATTCTTAGATGGTGGCGAAGCTACAGTGTATGAACATTGTAAATTAGCGATCGAGAAAACATTCTTGCGCTTTAGCCCGCGCGGTGTTCCATTGATGGGTGAGCATGACTGGAATGATGGTCTAAGTGCGATCGGTTACGAGTGGAGAGGTGAAAGCTTCTGGGTAGGTGAGTTCTTGTACCTTATTCTAGGTAACTTTGCACCAGTAGCTGCCAAACGTGGCGATCAAGTTTTTGCAGATAAAATGATTGAAGTACAAGGTAGCTTAAAAGCAGCACTGAACAAATATGGTTGGGATGGCGAATGGTATCTACAAGCAACCAACGATGATGGATTAAAAGTCGGTTCAAAAGAAAACGAAGAAGGTCAAATCTTCTTGAATCCACAAATGTGGGCTGTTATTTCTGGAGTAGCTGATCAAGAACGTGGACAACAAGCAATGGATAGCGTAAGTAAGCATCTATTACGTGACCATGGTGCGTTGCTTCTATATCCTGCTTATACCAAAGTCCGTCGTGATATTGGTTATATTACACGCTATGCTCCAGGTCTACGTGAAAATGGTGGTGTCTACACGCATGCTGCTACATGGGCAGTATGGGCATATACATTGATCGGTCAACCAGAAAAAGCATACGAAGCATACAGCAAAATCTGTCCTCCTAACCGTTCTGACGATCCAAATGGTTATGTAGGCGAGCCGTATGTAACACCTGGTAACTCTGATGGCCCAATCTCACCTAACTATGGTCGTGGTGGTTGGACTTGGTATACAGGTTCTTCTCAATGGTTACAACGCATGGCAACCAACTGGATTCTAGGTGTACGTGCTGAAAATGAAGGATTGTTGGTAGATCCAAGTATTCCGAAAGATTGGAAAGAGTTCACTTATCGTCGTGCATTCCGCGGAGCTACGTATAATCTACATGTAGATAATGCAGCAGGTGTGGCTCGTGGTATTAAAGAAATCAAAGTTGATGGTAAAGTGATTGAAGGCAATATCTTACCAGACTTCCGTGATGGCAAAGAGCACGAAGTGAAAGTGATTATGGGTTAATCTATTCATTACATCTGATCTGAATAGATCGCTGTAACAGTATTCGATATAACCTACTAATGAAATACTAAGCAAACTATAAATAGCTCTATCTATTCATCATGCTAACTTAGAACAAGTGGCAGTATTGGATAGATTAGAGCTATTTTATATTATTTGTTCACACTAGATCATTGAGATGAAGTGATTGGAAAGCGAGTGGTATCTTTGCGAAGCTGACTCCATGTATATCGTAATAACCATGCATCCCAGTTAGTAATTGTTATCGAACTGCCTACCCACATCAATGTTTTATCTGGGAATCCGCCGGGTGGACGATCTTGTGGTTCATAAAAGTCAGGGAAACCAAAGCCATGACCAAGTTCATGTTCCATAATCTCATCTTGATCTGCTTTTAAAATGTTTAAAATATAATCATCAGCCATCCGTTGTCCCCAGTCTCCACCAGCACCTCCACCAAAGCTGGTTGTTGCCCATAGATACATATCGAATCGTTTATCTAAACCACCTGGATACATATATTGTGGTTCTTCAAAATGTTCAAAACGAGATAAGCTTGTAGGAGCAATTGGTAATTTAGCTGGAATAGTAGGTACTGTTTTATTTAATTCGTCTATAATATAATCGGTATAAACTATTTCATTAGCTTGTTTATTTAAAATGAGTGCAGGATTTGTGCAAGCCCAGCCGACCACTTTGACTTTAATCGAAGAATAAGGCCAATTTTCATAACCTACCAATAAATCGTTCCAATGATTAACCTGTCGACTTAACATACTTTCGATTTGTTGGCGTTGTTTTAAAGTTACACTTTTGTCAGATTGCCAGCGTACTACATAATTTAAAGTTCCTTTACCTGCAAAGATCTGATCAAAAATAAGATTTTTACGAAGCGTGGATCCTTCTTTAACCATCCGATTTTTCCAGACCCATTCAATCGAAGATTTGTAACGGTCAGGCATATTTTTTAATGTAGTCTTAACGATAGAGGCTGAATGAGTAACAGTCGGTTTCTTTTTGACTGGAGTAGCGTAAAGAGAATGGGGTGAACATGCAAATAGTGAAGCACAAACTGTAATAGAAGTAGATAAAAGTAAAGCTTTACTCCATACACTCATTTTATTGCCTCCTGCTAGAAAGATATAATTAAAAATGTTTATTGTACAAATAAAACATTCTACTTTATTATTATCGAAATTATTGTTTTAAATTTTAATCAAATATAAAATCTTGATATCGATTACTAAAGAGTATTTCGCAAAAATTCAAAGGATGATACAAAAGGAGAACAATAATGACCTGGTATATCAAAAGATTTGACGAATTAACATCGTTAGAAATGTATCGTATTTTACAAGAACGAACGGCTATCTTCGTTGTAGAGCAGAACTGTCCTTATCAAGAAGTCGATGGCAAAGATCTAGCTAGCTATCATTTATATAAAGAGGAAAATGGAGAGATTGTAGCCTACTCCAGACTTCTTCCAGCAGGTATCGCTTATACAGAAGCTTCGATCGGCAGAGTGATTGTTAAGCGTGAATATCGTGGCAAAGGATTAGCACAAGAGTTATTTCGCAAAAGTGTCGAATTTATTCAGAACGAATTAAAAGAAGATAAAATCAAAATTCAAGCACAACATTATCTGGAGAAATTCTATAATAGTTATGGATTTGAACCGATCTCAGACGTATATTTGGAAGATGATATTCCTCATATTGATATGATGCGTATCACAACAACATAACTACCAATCACTCAAAAAGTGAACAAAAAAAGAAGGATATGTGAAGCAGTGGTGACACTTTTTCATCTATCCTTTTTGGCTTGAAATCAATCTTAGGAAGATTTGGGTAAAAATAGTAAGCATTTAAATTGGAAATTCATACCTATGTATTGTAGAATGGGAAGAGTAAAGAGTAATTTAGTACGAATGAGGGGGCATGCACTGCTCAGTATTCAACTAGAATATGCAGAATGATATATACAAAATGCGATATATCTATTCTCAAAATCTCTGTTTTCCTGTATTTGGATTAAAAATGGCCGTAAAAGGGCTAAAAAACCTGAATAACTCTTTATGTGCAGCGAGAGAAAACGTTTTCTTGAAAAAAAGACGTTTTACTCGTTCATAGTCTAATTTTAGGCTATTTTGTGATCTATCATATAGAGGTATAATTAAATATGTTGCAATTCCGTCACAAATATATTCACAAAAAATTCAAGACGGAGGGAATCCTCGATGACTATCGACGAATCAAACCAACCATGGCTGTGGGAATCGTATTACGGACCCAATTTGGGGTATGTACAAGAACAATATGAACTGTACAAACAAGATCCGAATTCTGTAGATGAAGGATACCGTGAACTTTTTGAACGTTATGGAGAGCCTGTTGCTCCTGTTACCGTATCATCTGGTCAATCAGTGGTAAGTAGTACAGAAACACCAGCTAAAGTAGACACTAATCTGTTGAAGAAAGCGGTTGCAGCCGAACGTTTAGTATGGAATATCCGTACATACGGGCATCTGGCAGCGGATATTGATCCGCTTGGACTAAGTACAGCGACTGATGTTCGCTTACTCGATCCAGAGCAATACGGACTGGGACAACGTGACCTCGCACAACTACCAGCATCTTTGATCTGGGAAAATGCACCTCCAGAAGCAAAAGACGGATGGGAAGCTATCCAAATTTTGCGTAAGAAGTATACAGGTTCACTGGCTTATGAATTTGCACATGTACATGATGAAAAAGAACGGAACTGGCTTAACCGTCAGGTAGAAACAGGTTCATCTACACTTTCATTAGATGATGAAGAACGTATTGAGTTATTCAAGCGTCTGGTAGAAGTAGAACAATTTGAAGAATTTTTGCATCGTACATTTATTGGACAAAAACGCTTTTCTATTGAAGGTAACGATGTCCTTGTACCGATGCTAGATTCGATTGTACGTATTGCTGCACGCAGTGGAGCAAGACACGTACTTATGGGAATGGCGCATCGTGGTCGTCTGAATGTACTGGCTCATGTTCTTGGTAAGCCTTACAGTAAGATCTTCTCCGAGTTCCATCATTCACCGAACAAAGATACAATGCCTTCTGAAGGCTCGATGGGTGTTACTTTTGGTTGGACAGGTGATGTGAAGTACCATTTAGGTGCACACCGTTCTGTAACTCCAGAAGGACAAAGCTTTGAAACCCGTCTGACACTGGCAAATAATCCAAGTCACTTGGAATATGTTAATCCGGTGGTTGAAGGATTTACACGTGCTGCACAGGATGATCGTACAGATAAAGGTTATCCACGCCAGGACCCTGACAAAGCAGCAGCAATCATCATGCATGGTGATGCCGCATTTGCAGGTGAAGGTATTGTTGCAGAGACGCTTAATTTTAATCAGCTAACAGGTTACCAAAATGGCGGTACAATTCATATTATTGTTAATAACCGTCTAGGCTTCACTACAGACAGCGGAGATTCACGTTCTACTCATTATGCAAGTGACCTTGCTAAAGGATATGAAATTCCTATTATCCATGTGAACGCAGATGATCCAGAAGCTTGTCTACGTGCTGTAGCAATGGCGACTGAATATCGTAATCTATTTAAAAAAGATTTCTTGATTGATCTTATTGGATATCGTCGTTATGGTCATAATGAAACGGACGATCCTGAGACAACTCAACCTATCATGTATAGCAAAGTGAAAAATCACCTTCGTGTGGCTTCACTTTACGGTAACAAACTGGCACAACAAGGCGTAGTTGATGACAAACGTTATGAACAGTTCAAAACAGAAATCCAAGATCATCTCAAATCGATCTACGAAGAAGTGAAAACAGATCATACGGAAGATTCAAATGCACCGGTAAATCGTCTCGATACAGATAGCAAAGCACCTGAAGCTTCTACAGGAGTCTCTGCAAGCCTGCTACAGACAATTAACGAAGGATTGCTGAAATGGCCGGAGAACTTTAATGTGTATCCTAAATTACAGCGTATTCTAGAACGCCGCGCGACTGCACTAAACGCTGAAGGCAAAGTGGATTGGGGACATGCTGAAACACTGGCATTTGCTTCGATCTTAGCAGATGGCAAGCCTATTCGTATTACCGGACAAGATGTAGAACGTGCTACATTTGCTCATCGTAATTTGGTATTACATGATGCTCAGACAGGTGAACCTTTCTGCCCGTTACATCGTTTACCAGAAGCGAAAGCATCATTTGCTATTCATAATAGTCCATTGTCTGAAGCTTCAGTACTTGGATTTGAATATGGATACAATGTATATGCACCGGAGACATTAGTGATCTGGGAAGCGCAATATGGCGATTTCACCAATGCAGCGCAAGTTATTATTGACCAGTTTATCTCGGCTGGACGTAGTAAATGGACACAAAAATCCAGTCTTGTGATGTTGTTGCCACATGGTCATGAAGGTATGGGTCCTGAGCATTCCAGTGCTCGTCCAGAACGCTTCTTGCAATTGGCAGCAGAAGATAACTTTACAGTGGCTAACCTGACTTCTGCATCACAATACTTCCACCTACTTCGCCGTCAGGCACGTAGCACTCAGGAAGAATCTGTGCGTCCATTAGTCGTTATGGCACCGAAAAGCTTGATTCGTAATCCACGTGTGGCTTCCTCACCTGAGGAATTCAACGAAGGAACATTCCAACCGATACTGCAACAAAAAGGGTTGGGCGATAAAAAGAATGCTGTAGAACGCGTGATTCTTTGTACGGGTAAAGTAGCGATCGATCTAGAAGAAGCTTTGGATAAAAACAAAGAAGAAGACTACTCTTGGTTACATGTGATTCGTGTAGAACAACTGTATCCATTCCCGAAAGAAGAGATCAATGCAGTCCTTGCAGAATTCACTAACTTACAAGAAATTATCTGGCTACAAGAAGAACCGCAAAACATGGGATACTGGAGATATACCGATGCACGCTTGCGCGATCTAGCACAAGAAGGTGTAGCTGTAAGTTATATCGGTCGTCCAGAACGTTCTAGCCCTGCTAGTGGTTATCAACATATTCACGCCATCGAACAACAACGTATACTAGGATTAGCACTCAAACAAAATTCTTTACAGAACAACATATCCCTGGGAGGTAGTCGGCTGTGAGTGAAATTAAAGTACCCGAAATGGGCGAGTCTATAACCGAAGGAACGGTATCAAAATGGGTTGTGAAAGAAGGAGACACTGTCAGTCAAGGTGATGTACTACTTGAACTTGAGACAGATAAAGTCAACTTGGAGATCAGCGCTGAAGAAGACGGAGTTGTAGAGTCAATCACCAAGCAAGAAGGTGAAACGGTACAAGTCGGTGAATCTGTAGGTGTGATCGGTGCTGGAAGTGGAAGTAGCAAACCTGCTGCTTCTGAATCCAAGCCAGCTCCAGAATCCAAGCCTGAAAGCAAATCAGATGATGTAGTCACAATCAACTATCCAGCTAAAGGTTCTGAACCGGTTGCTGAAAAAACAACAGATAAATCCACTAATGCTGTAACGAGCAAACCAGATAATGGAGATGCTATCGGTACACCGGCTGCTCGCAAGTTAGCTCGTGAGCGTGGAATCGATCTAGGATCTGTACAAAGCAATGATCCGATCGGCAGAGTGAATCCAGACGATGTACGCAAACATGGTGACAAACCAGCACCAGCGAAGTCTGAAAGTACTCCTGCTAAAAAACCTGTTGAAAAT contains:
- a CDS encoding sugar ABC transporter substrate-binding protein — encoded protein: MWKSMLVLLLISSLVLAACGNKEEAGVPTTSDGKRVLKVWGMGGEDNAISTLIPAFEKKNPDIKVETQFIPWGNAHDKLLTAVASKKGPDVIQMGTTWIPEFADAGALLDLTPYTEEFPNLKPENFFKGAQETMTVNDQLVGIPWYLETRVLFYRTDLLKQVGYNEAPKSWAELKDAATKLTDKSKGRYGILLDSQDSAFTLPYAWENGSEVISSDNKAQFNQPAYIETIEYLNSFFKEGLTPNQSDIKLLPSFGQGLIPMFVSGPWSAYQIKTDLPDLKADQWATAVIPPKEEGGKSASILGGSNWSVLSSATNKDDAAKFMAFMSDPETQVAKYKYDQDLPANMKAWDNEVFNNKPIVQTFRDQLDTARPSPFVKSWESIGDLVKAALQQITIGGADIKEQMEEVNTGADSLLAE
- a CDS encoding LacI family DNA-binding transcriptional regulator, producing the protein MGATIKDVAALAGVAVSTASYALNGIGRVSPKTRDKVIVAAKQLNYQKNGIASDLKRSKTNTIALLLSDLSGPYYSRLIKGVQEVSLNNGYDLIACSSIGGESSTAVKFIKEKRVDGAIILAHNIPDRTILESAREGFPIVMLDRRLEHESVCYVEADNEKGGILATEHLIEAGHRKIAYVSGPASSKHNKDRYNGFVQAMNKHGLTIEPRWNLIGNFTEEGGYRAVKLMIAQGEIPEAVFFANDEMALGGITALNEAGIVVPDDISVIGFDDIVQARFLTPSLTTVRQPDYEVGALAVHLIFQILKGETVSPQYKLDTELVSRGTVRSP
- a CDS encoding carbohydrate ABC transporter permease; the encoded protein is MDIQVKPMYKTVIIALLLIGSIAMCIPFVWMILASFKPESEVVALTPKFWPQQATIENYVRLFTEMRFATYLWNTLVIVFFSFIGLFLNAAAGYAFAKFEFPGRNVLYYLVLGTMMIPSQVTMIPVYLLLNQMNLTNTMAGIVLPGMVNAFGIFLFRQFMTTIPADLIEAARLDGASELRTFFQLVIPIAKPIFAVQGILTFIGGWNSFLWPLIIANDENLYTLSVGLSLLKGQYGGDFAIQMAGASFMVVPIVILFIFMQRHIIEGYTISGMK
- a CDS encoding carbohydrate ABC transporter permease, whose protein sequence is MQNALQKLNKYKYPYLFIAPTLIILFLFSFIPIFIAIFISFTNMNLSGLADFSNIKFNGFDNFVRLFSDATFQKSMFNTLIFVVIGVPSVVIISMAIAILINQGTSWIFKSFRVIYYMPSITNIVAVAVIWGYLYNSQYGLINQMLGFIGIDPVSWLQDPVIAKFSLIIMAVWKAIGLNMIIFLAALQGIPRTYYEAAQIDGASRWAQLTKITVPLLSFATFFVSITTLIGWIQFFEEPLVMTKGGPINSTMSMALFIYNTGFQRNNFGYAAAGSIVLFAIIILVTMIQFKVRKKDSDVEY
- a CDS encoding sugar ABC transporter substrate-binding protein, producing MTKTWKSVVACMLIFSLILSACGNKEEAAATTADGKRVLKVWGMGAEGTALSKIVPDFEKANPDIKVEVQAIPWDNAHDKLLTAVASKKGPDVVQMGLGWIPEFADAGALLDLSSYTDKYPNLKVDNFFKGAQQTMTYNDQLVGIPWYIDTRVLFYRADLLKEVGYNEPPKTWAELKDAATKLAARGNGNYGILLDSQDQVFTLPFAWENGSEVISSDNKAQFNQPPYVDAVKYLSSFFTEKLAPSQVDLKLLPSFGEGIIPMFISGPWSVQQIKDELPDLKDDQWGTVTIPAKDESGKSASILGGSSLSVFSSATNKDDGAKFISYMNEPEVQVKWYELTKDLPSTTKAWEDKSLASNKDIQTFRTQMDTARPAPFVKPWESIADLIKAAMQEITIGGADVQEQMDQVNSQADDLLAN